The nucleotide window CACGAAATCGCGGATCACCAGCGTCGCGCTATATTTAGCTTGCGGGCGCAGCCGATGTGCTTTCTGTGTTCCGCTAGCGACATTTGGGGGGGGCgagtggagggaggggttCATCACAAGTCACCACCATGGCGATCGGTCGCGACGCGCATCGGGTCTAGCACCATGCGTGTGCAGAATTCTGCAAGAGACGGTTGGCTCGTCCTCGGAACGATGCAAGCAGGCATGCAACCGACAAGCGTCTCGTTCCAGGGCCCGCTGTCGAAGCGGGCTGGAACACGGCATGTCCTCTTTTCTATgatgcatggcatggcaaagGGTCGGCGTTATGCTGAAGCGTCAGGTCCCACGGGCCTCACGCCTCATCCGACGAACCTGGGCGGGCTGGAAACTCGCGTTCCGTTCATCCCTCTGGAGacaggtcgacggcgccagTGCATTCATGGCTGATTGGGCGCGACGGGTCTCGCGGGCGTCGCTAGCGGACTTCTGCAACGGCGAAACCGCCGCTCGGATGTGACGAATGCTGCGAGGAGGCGTAATGCGCAGGGCCGCGGAGAGGGAAGGAGTAATAACGGTGTCAGTGTCGTCTGGTGAAACACGTTGGCTGATTTGCGTTGTCATCACGTTTTCCCTGGCTGGCATGTCTCTGTCGGTCATGGTTCTAAAAATTGTCACATTTTTTGAGCAGCAACACAGACAATTGGATTTTGTCTCAAGCCTGGCCAACGTCAACAATAAAccgcaggcgccgctggcacGCAATGCCATGCCTCGACAGCGACAGTACCATCTAGTAGGGCGTAGTaataggtacctaggtaggtagttagCGCCGCGAGTTGTAGGCGTAATACAGTACTATAGTACGTACTACCTACGTAGGTACCGTATTTTGGCGCCTGGTCGGTGCGAATGCGCTGACGCACGGGCGTCTGGGCGCGAATGCCGACGAATCGAGGATCCATATGTTCTCGAaccccccgtccccctcaCTGATGACCTacgtctcgtcggcgctaTCGCAGGCGCCTTGGGGCGATTGGAGCAGCCCCCCGGCCCCAAGCCAACCAGACTGAGGCTCCGCCTCCCCGGCCACGTCTCTCTCCGCTCCACTGGGCAGGAACATCCACCCATCGTCAACTTCACCATTGTATTCATCACCCTCAAGCcatcccgcgcgcgcgctctgtTGCGACTTCGAATCCTGCTTGCATCCATCTACGCCTGACCGAGCCGTCCTCTATCTGCGCGCCTTATTCGGTCGATCCGCTAGGCAAGGCTGGACATgtccccctcctcgtcacAGCGCTCACCGCCACACTCCCCGTGATTGCGTCGCCTCCgcgccatggacgccgaccccgtggccgtcgagccagacggcgcggcgcgacgctcCAGCATCGAGAAGACGCCCATCTGCGGCGACCCGGACACTGTCGAACCATTCCACCGCCTGCCCGACGAGATCATTGAACAgtaagcccccccccttccgcGGCGAACCGGGCTCGaacgtgctgctgctcctgctgcggTATCCCCCCATGGCCCtcaccgcgacggcgcagacGTTCTCTGACACAATTTATCCACAGGATATTCCTCTCTGCCGACCCCAATGGTTTCGCCTCGCTATTGCTTCTTAACAGCAAGTGGAGAGCTGTCTCTCAGCGACCCCATCTTTACCGACACCATCTCGCTCTTTGCGCATCGTTTCTGTCGAGCCACGatgacctgcccgccgccaacgaaCAAAACCTCCCGCTTCTGCGACGGCTTTTCGCGCGAGAAGTCAAACGAAGCCTCTTCGATGCCTATTTGCGGCCCTGCGAAACAGTCATCAAGCTTGTGTCAAACTCCATTAGCTCCTCTTCATgtcccggcggcgagggtaTGCAATTCGGCGCCTCCCCCAAAGGCTCGTACTTGCTTGCCTACAACTCTTCTCGGATATATGTCATCGACGTACGAGGCGAAGGAATTCAAGTAAAACGGGAACTCCGTATTTTGCGTCGCCCCGTCTCGGCTTGCATCACCGACGATGCCAACCTCCTCGCCGTTCTCTCGACCGAGATGCAGGTTGACCTCTACGACCTGaccacgaggccgccgcgacgcaaGCACTCAATCATACTCGACAATAGTCCGCGCACGATTGCGATTTCCTCGTGCGGTACTGTCCTTGCCGCGGCGTACGATGGGGGGATCGAGGTGTCCTCACTCCACAAGGGCGCCTTGGCTACTGACAGGAGAGCCGTCAAGTGtgacgccgttgacgccctGGCCTTCTCCCACGACGGGAGCCAAATACTAGGGACAACGATACATTCAGCCTCTCCAAGCACCGTCGTCTTGACCGCACCGTACTACGACCCTGGCAGTCAGCTCGCCGAAAGCAATCTCAGTGCCATGTGGACAACGTCAATCCTCTTCCCAAACACAAGCCGCGACTGCAGCCACGCTATTCTTCTGCAGGATGGCAGCCATGGGGAAGCGGAATGGACGTTTACGTACGATCGCAGCTTTGAGACGTTCCGTGCTGTtcggctcgacgacctgcggAACGGGACAACCTACTTCACGGGGCCGATCCCGAAGGCTGCCGCACAGTCCAAACTCTTGCCCTGCACGCTACCGGCTTCGACATACTATGGGGAGCTCGTTTCAGCGGGTTTTCAAGGGAGTGAGGTTTGGGTGTATGGTGTGCCGGGCGACCTGGACGCCATGCCGGACGTCGCGTCCAGTGAATCATCTGCGGGCTCGTCCGCGCTTGGGCGACATAACAGTGTTCAGAGCAGCTTATCCCGTCACGCCTCGACCCGGGGCCAGGAGGGAGACGGTGAAAGAGTACCGCAGTGGCAAGTTCTCTGTGACAAGCTGCGAAACAACTTTGTTTCCGGACGCCAGATATCAGAAGTGGCTGGCATCAGCACTGTCAAGTGGGTTGCGAACTTCGCATCCAGCTCGTGCAAGGAACGACTTGTTgtcgcagctcgaggcgtATCTGGCCCTAGGCTCGTCACCGATGAGGAGGATATTGACTTTGTGGACGGTGGCCGCATCTGCCTACTAGACTTTGACtacggcctcgtcaacggTTGCAAGACGGAAATCACAATCGAAGTTGGAAccgatgacgccgaggtcCTGGAGGAAGAGAAGCGCGACATGGAAACAGAAGTGGCCATAGTTCGGCGAAGGACCGTTGCCCAAAGGCGAGGTGGCCGGATGGCACTGCTTCGGGCGGCAACGAGTGCCGGACAggacgcccctccccctagCCGTCATGCACCCcaagatgacgatgacgatgatcCTCTAGTACCCCGAACCATCGGCAAGAACCCTTCTAGCAAACAGACCGCCGCCAGTTCGACAGAGGAAGGCGAGACGGCCTCGATAGAGGAGCAAGAGGCTTTGGATGCGCCCTACGCTCATGCGAGCCCCCGATCTGGCACCACACTCCGACGGGCGGCaactgctgccgccgtcaaccGCAGACTGAACCCCCGAACGGCCGATGGGCGGCCCATCGAGTACCGGCGCGCTGATGGGCGCGGCGAACATCCTCACGAGAGCGATGCCGATAACTGGGTGCCTCCGCCCCCTCCGTACCAGGAGGATGACCCTGTGGATCTGCCGGCATTCTTACGCGGACCCCATGTCGCACCGCTTCCGTCGTCGACTGCCGACGtaccaccggcgccgccgtccacgcaTCCTGTCGGCGGACACGCAAACATGCCGGATTCCCAGACTCTGGGGAGCGATGTGAATGGTGCTCATCGACGCCACTCGCATCACAAAACGACGAGCGAAGTCACCTCCAGTCGCCTGCGAGTCGAAGGCATGTCGAGAACGAGGTCGAGCCCTTCTCTTCGCTCCGTGCACATGAATCCTGACGACATCTACGATGTGTCACCCCCAGGCTCCCCGCAGCTCCCGCAACCAGGCCTGCCGGACGACCAACAGGTCTCGAGGCCAGGTTCGAGTGCGGCGCAGGGGCTCTTGGGGCCAGActtgccggcgtcgcgggccgaGACGTTTCATGTTCCGTCATCGAGCGTGCCGTCTACCAATACCTCTATCAACGCCCCGTCAACATCAACGAGAACCGAGAACTCATCCCGACAGAGTGCACCAGTTCTTCAATTGCACATTCCCAACTCTCCACTCTCCGGCCTCGCGTCGGTGAGCGCTGTGGAGCCGCAGATGCGGCGCCTACCAAATGCGCAGACGTGGCCCCATCCGCCAAGATCGGAGGATGAGTTGACGGATTTGAATGCAGGGGGTCATCCGCTGACAGCTCCGCCAAACATCACCGGCCATGATCTCGCCACGTCTCTCCCGCCTGCCCCCAGCTCAGGACAGCTCGCAAGCTTGAACAAGCGCATAAGTCAGGGAAATCCGCGCCGCCTGTCGGGCGTTGCCCAAGCGCACCTGATGCCCACTGACAATGGGGACTCCAAGGGCCAGCAAGGtcaacaccagcagcagcagcagcaatatCCTCACAATGCTTGGACGGACAACTCGACTATCCAAATGCCTGAGTTCGACCGGCCTCTGATTATCAGCACGCCCACAGGCGTGACTGGCGCGTTCGATCCCCCCAACAGGCGATCGTCCACCCGGCAAGGAGAAACTCAAATCTTGGCGCCTATACCACGGCACCCCCGACAAAACAATTTTGTCAACCCCCGACCCATTCAACGACTCGAACCTATCTATGATACCAGCGTCCAGTCACAGCAGCCCCAGGCTACGCAGCCCAAGCCTCCGGGCGTCCTACCGGCGTGGCTCCGGTCTGggccgccatcttctcgaGCCAGTCCGTCGATCATCAACAGGCGACCAAGCCGGGCAGAGCGGAGTGCCGCGCGAAACATGAAGGATGCACGCAAGAAAGGCTGGACCGgggagaagaacaagaagaagaaaaataAAAAAGGGTGGAAAGATGCTGGAACGGTGTACGAGGTCGCCAGCAGTGCGGGGTGGACGGATGTGTCGTTCCCGTCTGGCCCCAAGGAAAAGAAGTGCATCGTAATGTGAGGTGGGAGAGTCTTGTTTCTGTAGTGGCCCCTTCATCCCCCGAGTTTGCACTTCGGACCCCTGAGGTACCTGATTTTGTCGCAGTTTTTTTGAGGTTATTTGGACCTGGCTCCCGACCATGATGGCTTTATCCGCGTGCGTTGGTTTTGGATGCAGCATAGCGTTTGGCGATGATATGTCGCGTGATTGTTTCTTCGAGCCGCAACATCTTTGAGGCAGGATTTCATTTGCTGTGTTATATTGGTTTTTGCGTTGTTTGCGCTTCGGTTAAACTGGCTAAAGCCCATCCATCGTCTGTGGGACATGATGGCCTACTACATCTCTATTCAGCGCggcatatatatatatacgcTCGCTTGAGCGACAGTCACATCTTTTTTTTTCAGTTTATGGAGCTTGAGCGCTGCTCTCTCGAACAGGGGGGGCTGAAAAGAAAGGGAGTCCATGTTCTCTAGATTAGCGATTTCTACTACTTCTAACCTCGCGGCTAGTACGAGATACCAGTGCTTGCAAAGAAGGGATGCGGTAACCCAGCCCCGTGAACCAATCGAGAATTCGCCGCGTCTCCCCTGTGACGAGCTCAAACGCCTCACGCCGAACCTTTACAAAAGTGTTGTGTCCCTGTATTGTTGAGATGACAAAGAAGAGTGGTAGCGAATCCCCCAACTCATGGGCGCAGCGCTGTAGATAGCAATAAGTTGTAACAGTAATTATGGGTAGCCTTTCTTTGGAAACACGTCCAGCGCACAGCTGCAAGTTGGCCACGGTTCGCCTACTTGCGAATGTTTCGAGCGAGGCGCCTTGCTGTgaggccggcatcgccgctcgccggacgacggacgggcctGTTGGCTTCATATTCTAGGCGTCGTGCCGGCGACGTATGGCTTGCCCTTGTGTACCTTCTCGAGCCCAGCCTGGTCCATCATGTCCGAGAATGTGGTGGCACGCGGATCCTTGCTCGACACGGTGGTCGGGTCCGCGAAGACGTTTATGCTCTCGCTGCTGGGCTCGCGCGAGATGCTGtccgggcggcgcgagtgCCTGGCCACCGAGGCCCTCATGGCTCGGATcggggcgagacgggcgcctACATGGCCACGCTTGGCATTGCGGTCGTCGTGGGACGTGGCCGACATGGGTgaccgcgccggcgagcgtgCGGAGGAGGGGTCAGGCGAGTCGAAGGGGTTGGGTATGGAGATGCGTGGTGGGTTCTGGCCAGCG belongs to Purpureocillium takamizusanense chromosome 1, complete sequence and includes:
- a CDS encoding uncharacterized protein (COG:S~EggNog:ENOG503NZWK); protein product: MDADPVAVEPDGAARRSSIEKTPICGDPDTVEPFHRLPDEIIEQIFLSADPNGFASLLLLNSKWRAVSQRPHLYRHHLALCASFLSSHDDLPAANEQNLPLLRRLFAREVKRSLFDAYLRPCETVIKLVSNSISSSSCPGGEGMQFGASPKGSYLLAYNSSRIYVIDVRGEGIQVKRELRILRRPVSACITDDANLLAVLSTEMQVDLYDLTTRPPRRKHSIILDNSPRTIAISSCGTVLAAAYDGGIEVSSLHKGALATDRRAVKCDAVDALAFSHDGSQILGTTIHSASPSTVVLTAPYYDPGSQLAESNLSAMWTTSILFPNTSRDCSHAILLQDGSHGEAEWTFTYDRSFETFRAVRLDDLRNGTTYFTGPIPKAAAQSKLLPCTLPASTYYGELVSAGFQGSEVWVYGVPGDLDAMPDVASSESSAGSSALGRHNSVQSSLSRHASTRGQEGDGERVPQWQVLCDKLRNNFVSGRQISEVAGISTVKWVANFASSSCKERLVVAARGVSGPRLVTDEEDIDFVDGGRICLLDFDYGLVNGCKTEITIEVGTDDAEVLEEEKRDMETEVAIVRRRTVAQRRGGRMALLRAATSAGQDAPPPSRHAPQDDDDDDPLVPRTIGKNPSSKQTAASSTEEGETASIEEQEALDAPYAHASPRSGTTLRRAATAAAVNRRLNPRTADGRPIEYRRADGRGEHPHESDADNWVPPPPPYQEDDPVDLPAFLRGPHVAPLPSSTADVPPAPPSTHPVGGHANMPDSQTLGSDVNGAHRRHSHHKTTSEVTSSRLRVEGMSRTRSSPSLRSVHMNPDDIYDVSPPGSPQLPQPGLPDDQQVSRPGSSAAQGLLGPDLPASRAETFHVPSSSVPSTNTSINAPSTSTRTENSSRQSAPVLQLHIPNSPLSGLASVSAVEPQMRRLPNAQTWPHPPRSEDELTDLNAGGHPLTAPPNITGHDLATSLPPAPSSGQLASLNKRISQGNPRRLSGVAQAHLMPTDNGDSKGQQGQHQQQQQQYPHNAWTDNSTIQMPEFDRPLIISTPTGVTGAFDPPNRRSSTRQGETQILAPIPRHPRQNNFVNPRPIQRLEPIYDTSVQSQQPQATQPKPPGVLPAWLRSGPPSSRASPSIINRRPSRAERSAARNMKDARKKGWTGEKNKKKKNKKGWKDAGTVYEVASSAGWTDVSFPSGPKEKKCIVM